The following are from one region of the Actinoplanes sp. L3-i22 genome:
- a CDS encoding MFS transporter: protein MYITIRDRPAKDRAAGPKARVATTVVLLGVVSLLTDISSEMVTAILPLYMTAELGLSLLAYGVVDGLYQGVSALVRIFGGYLNDRTSRPKWVAVFGYGISAISRIALIPAHSFAAITGVITADRLGKGFRTAPRDALIADASEPSMLGRAFGVHRTLDTIGAALGPLVAFGLLLLVPSGYSSVFVASFAFGLLGVTVLVLFVPDRRTSGGGLAAKRLFHELASPRLRKPLLAAGLLGLFTVSDGFLYLSLQHSGGFAARWFPLMYVGANLVYLTLAIPLGRLADRIGRARVFLGGHLALLVTYLVAGGSRGGLVATLVALALVGAYYAATDGVLPALISKRVPAAARGSGIAAAQTVVVLARFAVSLAFAGLWEAMGPSQALFLAAGFLTVGIGVAGWLLKGIDT, encoded by the coding sequence GTGTACATCACCATCCGGGACCGGCCGGCCAAGGACAGGGCGGCCGGTCCCAAGGCTCGGGTGGCGACCACGGTCGTCCTGCTCGGCGTGGTCAGCCTGCTCACCGACATCTCCTCGGAGATGGTGACCGCGATCCTGCCGCTCTACATGACCGCCGAGCTCGGGCTGAGCCTGCTGGCCTACGGTGTCGTCGACGGCCTCTACCAGGGTGTCAGCGCCCTGGTCCGGATCTTCGGCGGCTACCTGAACGACCGCACCAGCCGCCCCAAGTGGGTCGCCGTCTTCGGCTACGGCATCTCGGCGATCAGCCGGATCGCGCTGATCCCGGCGCACAGCTTCGCCGCGATCACCGGCGTGATCACCGCCGACCGGCTCGGCAAGGGTTTCCGGACCGCCCCGCGCGACGCGCTGATCGCCGACGCGTCCGAGCCGTCGATGCTGGGCCGCGCGTTCGGCGTGCACCGCACCCTGGACACGATCGGCGCCGCGCTCGGGCCGCTGGTCGCGTTCGGGCTGCTGCTGCTCGTCCCGAGCGGGTACTCCTCGGTCTTCGTGGCGTCGTTCGCGTTCGGCCTGCTCGGCGTGACGGTGCTGGTGCTGTTCGTGCCGGATCGCCGTACGTCGGGCGGGGGTCTGGCCGCGAAGCGGTTGTTCCACGAGCTGGCCAGTCCGCGCCTGCGCAAGCCGCTGCTCGCGGCCGGACTGCTCGGCCTGTTCACCGTCAGCGACGGCTTCCTCTACCTGTCGCTGCAGCACAGCGGCGGTTTCGCGGCCCGCTGGTTCCCGCTGATGTACGTCGGCGCCAACCTGGTCTACCTGACCCTGGCGATCCCGCTCGGCCGGCTCGCCGACCGGATCGGCCGGGCCCGGGTGTTCCTCGGCGGGCACCTCGCGCTGCTGGTCACCTACCTGGTCGCGGGCGGCTCCCGCGGTGGCCTGGTCGCCACGCTCGTCGCGCTCGCGCTGGTCGGCGCGTACTACGCGGCCACCGACGGCGTGCTGCCCGCGCTGATCAGCAAGCGCGTCCCGGCGGCCGCCCGGGGCAGCGGCATCGCGGCCGCGCAGACCGTCGTGGTGCTGGCCCGGTTCGCCGTCTCGCTGGCCTTCGCCGGATTGTGGGAGGCGATGGGGCCGTCGCAGGCGCTGTTCCTGGCGGCTGGTTTCCTGACCGTCGGCATCGGGGTGGCCGGGTGGCTGCTGAAGGGCATCGACACGTGA
- a CDS encoding DegT/DnrJ/EryC1/StrS aminotransferase family protein, whose translation MIPLVDLQAAHAEVAEEVDAGFKRVLATTGFVGGPEVAAFEREFAEFSGAAHVVGVANGTDAVELALRAAGVGPGDEVVVPANTFVGTAEPVARIGAHVVLADIDPATYLVDVDRMLAAVGPKTKAVVPVHLYGQLADAPRLREALAGTGVAVVEDAAQAQGALRHGRAAGADGIAATSFYPGKNLGAYGDAGAVLTPDQDQAITVRTLGSHGGLQKYVHDLVGVNSRLDALQAVVLRAKLARLGTWNRLRRAAAARYHELLADLDLVLPQTLAGNEHVWHLYVVRIPGGPARRDAVLAKLHEAGVGAGIHYPYPLHLTPAFADEKYPVGSFPLAEQAAGQILSLPLYPQITVDQQETTARALAKALEN comes from the coding sequence ATGATTCCGCTCGTCGATCTGCAAGCCGCCCACGCCGAGGTCGCCGAGGAGGTCGACGCCGGCTTCAAGCGGGTGCTGGCCACCACCGGTTTCGTCGGCGGTCCCGAGGTCGCGGCGTTCGAGCGCGAGTTCGCCGAGTTCTCCGGCGCGGCGCACGTCGTCGGCGTCGCGAACGGCACCGACGCGGTCGAGCTCGCCCTGCGCGCGGCCGGTGTCGGCCCGGGCGACGAGGTCGTCGTGCCGGCCAACACGTTCGTCGGCACGGCCGAGCCGGTCGCCCGGATCGGCGCCCACGTGGTGCTGGCCGACATCGATCCGGCCACCTACCTCGTCGACGTCGACCGGATGCTCGCCGCGGTCGGCCCGAAGACCAAGGCGGTCGTCCCGGTCCACCTCTACGGCCAGCTCGCCGACGCCCCGCGCCTGCGCGAGGCGCTGGCCGGCACCGGCGTGGCGGTCGTCGAGGACGCGGCGCAGGCGCAGGGCGCGCTGCGGCACGGCCGGGCCGCGGGCGCCGACGGCATCGCCGCCACCAGCTTCTACCCGGGCAAGAACCTGGGTGCCTACGGTGACGCCGGCGCGGTGCTCACCCCCGATCAAGATCAAGCGATTACGGTACGGACGCTGGGCAGTCACGGCGGCCTCCAGAAGTACGTGCACGACCTGGTCGGGGTGAACTCCCGCCTCGACGCCCTGCAGGCCGTCGTGCTGCGCGCGAAACTGGCCCGCCTCGGCACCTGGAACCGGCTGCGCCGCGCCGCCGCCGCCCGCTACCACGAGCTGCTCGCCGACCTGGACTTGGTGCTGCCGCAGACCCTGGCCGGCAACGAGCACGTCTGGCACCTGTACGTCGTCCGGATCCCCGGCGGCCCGGCCCGGCGCGACGCCGTTCTCGCCAAGCTGCACGAGGCGGGCGTCGGCGCCGGCATCCACTATCCGTACCCTCTGCACCTGACGCCCGCCTTCGCCGACGAGAAGTACCCGGTCGGCAGCTTCCCGCTCGCCGAGCAGGCCGCCGGCCAGATCCTGTCGCTCCCGCTGTACCCGCAGATCACCGTGGACCAGCAGGAGACGACCGCGCGAGCGCTCGCCAAAGCTCTGGAGAACTAG
- a CDS encoding thiamine pyrophosphate-dependent dehydrogenase E1 component subunit alpha, whose protein sequence is MTSTALAPVRTDQLLTGVAGEPLDHRRYRRMRFIRRFEETLLQLFEEGALNGTTHACIGQEADAVAVTEHLTEGDHIFSNHRCHGHYLAHSGDALGLLAEIMGKTAGVCRGMGGSQHICAPGFKSNGVQGGIVPNAAGIALANQLEGNDAVSVVFIGDGTLGEGVVYETLNMAALWKLPLLVVCEDNRWAQSTPIAANMAGSFAGRFAAFGVPVRSLDSTDVVEISQAAGEEIAAVRAGEGPRVLLIHTYRLCHHSKSDDERPQAEIDAHWLVEPLVVHGRRLADDDRVRIDDEVETALGEVVATARALP, encoded by the coding sequence GTGACTTCGACGGCGCTCGCGCCGGTGCGGACCGACCAGCTGCTCACAGGAGTCGCCGGCGAACCGCTCGACCACCGGCGTTACCGGCGGATGCGGTTCATCCGGCGATTCGAGGAGACGCTGCTCCAGCTGTTCGAGGAGGGTGCGTTGAACGGGACCACGCACGCTTGCATCGGGCAGGAGGCGGACGCGGTCGCCGTCACCGAACACCTCACCGAGGGCGACCACATCTTCAGCAACCACCGCTGCCACGGGCACTACCTGGCCCACTCCGGGGACGCGCTGGGGCTGCTGGCCGAGATCATGGGCAAGACCGCGGGCGTCTGCCGCGGCATGGGCGGCAGCCAGCACATCTGCGCGCCCGGCTTCAAGTCCAACGGCGTGCAGGGCGGCATCGTGCCGAACGCGGCCGGCATCGCCCTGGCCAACCAGCTCGAGGGCAACGACGCGGTCAGCGTGGTCTTCATCGGGGACGGCACGCTCGGCGAGGGCGTGGTCTACGAGACGCTCAACATGGCCGCGCTGTGGAAGCTGCCGCTGCTGGTGGTCTGCGAGGACAACCGGTGGGCGCAGAGCACGCCGATCGCCGCCAACATGGCCGGGTCGTTCGCGGGGCGGTTCGCCGCGTTCGGCGTTCCGGTCCGCTCCCTGGACTCCACCGACGTGGTCGAGATCAGTCAGGCCGCCGGTGAGGAGATCGCCGCGGTGCGGGCCGGCGAGGGGCCGCGGGTGCTGCTGATCCACACCTACCGGCTGTGTCACCACTCCAAGAGCGACGACGAGCGGCCGCAGGCCGAGATCGACGCGCACTGGCTGGTCGAGCCGCTGGTCGTGCACGGCCGGCGGCTCGCCGACGACGACCGGGTGCGGATCGACGACGAGGTGGAGACCGCGCTGGGCGAGGTCGTCGCGACGGCGAGGGCCCTGCCGTGA
- a CDS encoding alpha-ketoacid dehydrogenase subunit beta, which translates to MIFAKELGDTLRGALSDDRRVVLLGEDIADPYGGAFKVTRGLSTAFPARVRTTPISEGAIAGISAGLALAGYRPIAEVMFGDFLTLMFDQVVNHIAKYQAMYAGQATCPVIIRAATGGHRGYGPTHSQSLEKHFLGVPHLRVVAASLYHDPRVVFADFLGRDEPVLYVEHKLLYPQHLTLPVDGMVGELVATSDSSPGMLPTVRLSAVPASDCVVSVLAYGYQALLAAKVIERLAMEEEIFAELVVPAQIAPMDWGPVERSVSVTRRLVTVEEGADGWSWGAEAASVISRRLFERLDRPVEVVASAPTVIPSSKTQEAEVLVGSAQIEAAIRAAVR; encoded by the coding sequence GTGATCTTCGCGAAGGAGCTCGGGGACACGCTGCGCGGGGCGCTCAGCGACGACCGGCGGGTCGTGCTGCTCGGGGAGGACATCGCCGATCCGTACGGCGGGGCGTTCAAGGTCACCCGTGGGTTGTCCACGGCGTTCCCGGCCCGGGTGCGGACGACGCCGATCAGCGAGGGCGCGATCGCCGGGATCTCGGCCGGGCTCGCGCTGGCCGGATACCGGCCGATCGCCGAGGTGATGTTCGGGGACTTCCTGACGCTGATGTTCGACCAGGTGGTCAATCACATCGCTAAATACCAGGCGATGTACGCGGGGCAGGCCACCTGTCCGGTGATCATCCGCGCGGCGACGGGTGGGCATCGCGGGTACGGGCCGACGCACAGTCAGAGCCTGGAGAAGCACTTTCTCGGGGTGCCGCATCTGCGGGTGGTGGCCGCATCGCTCTATCACGACCCGCGGGTGGTGTTCGCGGACTTCCTGGGGCGGGACGAGCCGGTGCTGTATGTCGAGCACAAGCTGCTCTATCCGCAGCATCTGACGCTGCCCGTCGACGGGATGGTCGGAGAGCTGGTGGCTACCAGTGACTCCTCGCCCGGGATGCTGCCCACCGTGCGGCTGTCGGCGGTGCCGGCTTCGGACTGTGTGGTCAGTGTGCTCGCCTATGGGTATCAGGCGCTGCTGGCGGCGAAGGTGATCGAGCGGCTGGCGATGGAAGAGGAGATCTTCGCGGAGCTGGTGGTGCCGGCTCAGATCGCGCCGATGGACTGGGGGCCGGTGGAGCGGTCGGTTTCGGTCACCCGGCGACTGGTGACCGTTGAGGAAGGGGCCGATGGGTGGTCGTGGGGGGCTGAGGCGGCTTCGGTGATCTCTCGGCGGCTGTTCGAGCGGTTGGATCGGCCGGTGGAGGTGGTGGCGAGCGCTCCTACGGTCATTCCCTCGTCGAAGACTCAAGAGGCCGAGGTTCTGGTCGGGAGTGCGCAGATCGAGGCGGCGATTCGTGCGGCTGTTCGCTGA
- a CDS encoding biotin/lipoyl-containing protein, which yields MNPVLVPTNDVNSEHGILVMWFAEDGAEVEKDELLAEVETSKAVLEVLAPVAGVLLHGAAKGTEVPLSQPIAQLFPDAASRDAFTAAQAAAAAATPASDGPRATMKAVQRAAELGIDLAGLGLDRLITVKDVEAAVQPVAAEPVDLPAPLAGAPGRQRILIVGAALGATQVLDILAGSTTQQVVAIVDDDSSRWGASVHGVPVVGGSALVGPLFADGRYDAAIIAIGRSPAVRARFRELCSEAGVPLANAIDPTAKIATDVTMGQGNIICAFCHVATGVRVGDNNFFSAYNSFDHHSVIGDDNASGPSVVTSGKVTIGSRIRFGTGIYIEPDVHIGDDSAVASGAVIVSSVPAEHVVKTKIVTTTVVPLRR from the coding sequence GTGAATCCCGTCCTGGTGCCCACCAACGACGTCAACAGCGAGCACGGCATCCTGGTGATGTGGTTCGCCGAGGACGGCGCCGAGGTGGAGAAGGATGAGCTGCTCGCCGAGGTGGAGACGAGCAAGGCGGTCCTCGAGGTGCTCGCGCCGGTCGCGGGGGTGCTGCTGCACGGCGCGGCCAAGGGGACCGAGGTTCCGCTGTCGCAGCCGATCGCGCAGCTCTTTCCCGACGCGGCCTCGCGGGACGCGTTCACTGCCGCGCAAGCTGCCGCTGCGGCGGCCACTCCCGCGTCGGACGGGCCGCGGGCCACGATGAAGGCTGTGCAGCGGGCCGCTGAGCTCGGGATCGACCTGGCCGGGCTCGGGCTGGACCGGCTGATCACGGTCAAGGATGTGGAAGCCGCGGTACAGCCCGTGGCGGCCGAGCCGGTTGATCTGCCCGCTCCGCTGGCCGGCGCGCCCGGGCGGCAGCGGATCCTGATCGTCGGGGCGGCGCTCGGGGCGACCCAGGTGCTGGACATCCTGGCCGGGAGTACGACCCAGCAGGTCGTGGCGATCGTGGACGACGACTCGTCCCGGTGGGGTGCGTCGGTGCACGGGGTGCCGGTGGTCGGTGGGTCCGCGCTGGTCGGCCCGCTCTTCGCGGACGGGCGGTACGACGCGGCGATCATCGCGATCGGGCGGTCGCCGGCGGTTCGGGCCCGGTTCCGGGAACTTTGCTCCGAGGCCGGGGTTCCGCTGGCCAACGCGATCGATCCGACGGCGAAGATCGCTACCGACGTGACGATGGGGCAGGGGAACATCATTTGCGCGTTCTGCCACGTGGCTACGGGTGTGCGAGTCGGGGACAACAACTTCTTCTCGGCGTACAACTCGTTCGACCATCACAGCGTGATCGGGGACGACAACGCCAGCGGGCCGTCGGTGGTGACGTCGGGCAAGGTGACGATCGGCTCGCGGATCCGGTTCGGGACCGGGATCTACATCGAGCCGGATGTGCACATCGGGGATGACTCGGCGGTTGCTTCGGGGGCGGTGATCGTCAGTTCGGTGCCGGCGGAGCATGTGGTAAAGACGAAGATCGTGACTACTACGGTCGTACCGTTGCGTCGTTAG
- a CDS encoding VOC family protein — MPVGRLHHLIFDCADPAVSGRFWSAVLGLPVTYADPDFVVVSVDTSTSGLAFQRAADHRAPTWPDPEVPQQSHLDVMVDDLAVAAEAVLGLGARRLPGGEDVFADPAGHPFCLIPRPGWASPVN; from the coding sequence ATGCCGGTGGGTCGTCTGCATCATCTGATTTTCGACTGCGCGGATCCGGCGGTGTCGGGGCGGTTCTGGAGTGCGGTGCTTGGGCTGCCGGTGACCTACGCCGACCCCGATTTTGTGGTGGTTTCCGTCGATACCAGCACGTCGGGGCTTGCCTTTCAGCGGGCGGCCGATCATCGGGCGCCGACCTGGCCGGATCCGGAGGTGCCGCAACAGTCGCACCTCGACGTGATGGTCGACGATCTGGCTGTTGCGGCGGAGGCGGTACTCGGGCTCGGCGCTCGGCGGTTGCCGGGTGGGGAGGATGTCTTCGCTGATCCGGCCGGGCATCCGTTCTGCCTGATCCCGCGGCCGGGTTGGGCGTCACCCGTGAACTGA
- a CDS encoding lipase family protein translates to MPAEAAVTIPTFYTPPATLPAADGALIRSEPLPLAFSLPGITGTLPGTATRIMYKSTDSTGQAVAVTGSYVEPALPWLGAGARPLVVLAPGTMGQGDQCSTSLALQRGLIIGTENDQLTLSIGYEVLAMYRLLLKGVAVVQTDYVGLGTPDRLHTYVNRVDEGHAVLDAARAARALPSTSVTTKSLIGLYGYSQGGGAVASAAELQAGYAPDVKVTATYAGAPPANLAEVVAGIDGSELAGALGWSINGFAQSAPALQTVLDRYLSDSGRTVLKSLSTMCVGDAILSYAGKKSSSWTTTGQTVSDIIKAEPELKSFIDDQRIGARKPAGVVRVATGVNDNLVPHGQARTMAADWCKLGGKVVYAPVILPNTISPLLNHFGPLLTDQGTAVDWLGLRLAGVPALSTCALLPIQP, encoded by the coding sequence GTGCCGGCGGAAGCTGCCGTCACCATCCCCACGTTCTATACGCCGCCGGCGACGTTGCCGGCCGCGGACGGAGCACTGATCCGTAGCGAGCCGCTCCCGCTCGCGTTCTCGTTGCCCGGGATCACCGGAACACTGCCGGGCACCGCGACCCGGATCATGTACAAGTCGACCGATTCGACCGGGCAGGCGGTCGCGGTCACCGGTTCGTACGTCGAGCCGGCCCTCCCCTGGCTGGGCGCCGGCGCCCGTCCGCTGGTCGTGCTCGCGCCCGGCACGATGGGCCAGGGCGACCAGTGCTCGACATCCCTCGCCCTGCAGCGCGGCCTGATCATCGGGACCGAGAACGATCAGTTGACGCTGTCGATCGGGTACGAGGTGCTCGCGATGTACCGCCTCCTGCTCAAGGGCGTCGCGGTCGTCCAGACCGACTACGTGGGTCTCGGCACGCCCGACCGGCTGCACACGTATGTGAACCGGGTCGACGAGGGTCATGCCGTGCTCGACGCCGCCCGCGCGGCCCGAGCGCTGCCGAGCACCTCGGTCACCACAAAGTCCCTGATCGGACTGTACGGCTACAGCCAGGGCGGCGGCGCGGTCGCGTCGGCGGCGGAGCTGCAGGCCGGCTACGCCCCGGACGTGAAGGTGACCGCCACCTACGCCGGCGCGCCGCCGGCGAACCTGGCCGAGGTCGTCGCCGGGATCGACGGCAGTGAGCTCGCGGGCGCGCTGGGCTGGTCGATCAACGGCTTCGCCCAGTCCGCCCCGGCCCTGCAGACGGTCCTCGACCGGTATCTGAGCGACAGCGGCCGAACCGTCCTGAAGAGCCTGTCCACGATGTGCGTCGGGGACGCGATCCTCTCGTATGCCGGCAAGAAGAGCAGTTCGTGGACGACGACGGGTCAGACGGTCAGCGACATCATCAAGGCCGAGCCCGAGCTGAAGTCGTTCATCGACGATCAGCGCATCGGCGCGCGCAAACCGGCCGGTGTGGTCCGCGTCGCGACCGGCGTCAACGACAATCTGGTCCCGCACGGGCAGGCTCGCACGATGGCCGCGGACTGGTGCAAGCTGGGCGGCAAGGTCGTCTACGCCCCGGTCATCCTGCCGAATACGATCAGCCCGCTGCTGAACCACTTCGGCCCGCTCCTGACCGACCAGGGCACCGCCGTCGACTGGCTCGGCCTGCGCCTGGCCGGCGTCCCGGCCCTCTCCACCTGCGCGCTCCTACCGATCCAGCCCTGA
- a CDS encoding sensor histidine kinase, giving the protein MPNRDSIFRHLLYALTGLPLGLLGLAYTVYVVVGGAVLSLTVVGLPVLSAGLRGARLLGGLHRALARRLLGVATTAPPPPRGRPGLTGWVWAGLSDGGAWRAVGYLVLKAPLAVLSTAVVIVGYGYGLGALTYPVWWRLVPAQADAAGVLRAGLPLPGDVFLDTWPRALLTAGVGVVLLLLAPFALRAVLLLDGMLVSDLLDARRLNERVRELAASRDFAVQESAAALRRIERDLHDGAQARLVALAMNLGAAKEQLEQSDADPLTRDLVGSAHRDAKAALVELRDLVRGIHPPILDSGLDVALATLAARSSMQVDLTVAIDYRPAPAVETIAYFCVAELLTNVAKHSGASRAVVDVEQVGGRLWLRVTDHGRGGAQPRGGLAGLADRVRTVDGRLDISSPAGGPTVVTVELPCVS; this is encoded by the coding sequence ATGCCAAATCGCGACAGCATCTTCCGCCACCTGCTCTATGCCCTGACCGGATTGCCGTTGGGCCTGCTCGGCCTGGCCTACACGGTGTATGTGGTGGTCGGCGGCGCCGTGCTGTCGCTCACCGTGGTCGGCCTGCCGGTGCTGAGCGCCGGGCTCCGCGGCGCCCGCCTTCTCGGCGGGCTGCACCGTGCGCTCGCCCGGCGCCTGCTCGGCGTGGCGACCACAGCGCCACCGCCGCCACGCGGCCGCCCCGGCCTCACCGGCTGGGTCTGGGCCGGGCTGAGCGACGGCGGTGCCTGGCGCGCCGTGGGCTACCTGGTGCTGAAGGCGCCGCTCGCCGTGCTGTCGACGGCAGTCGTCATCGTCGGCTACGGATATGGACTGGGCGCGCTCACCTATCCGGTCTGGTGGCGGCTGGTTCCGGCGCAGGCCGATGCCGCGGGCGTGCTGCGTGCCGGGTTGCCGCTGCCCGGCGACGTCTTCCTGGACACCTGGCCACGGGCGCTGCTGACGGCCGGCGTCGGCGTGGTCCTGCTGCTGCTCGCCCCGTTCGCCCTGCGAGCGGTGCTGTTGCTCGACGGGATGCTCGTCTCCGACCTGCTCGACGCGCGCCGATTGAACGAACGGGTCCGCGAGCTGGCGGCGAGCCGGGACTTCGCGGTGCAGGAGTCCGCTGCGGCCCTGCGTCGGATCGAGCGTGACCTGCATGACGGAGCACAGGCCCGGCTGGTGGCCCTGGCGATGAACCTGGGCGCGGCCAAGGAGCAGCTGGAGCAGAGCGATGCCGATCCGCTGACCCGTGACCTGGTCGGCAGCGCTCACCGCGACGCGAAGGCCGCGCTGGTGGAGTTGCGTGACCTGGTCCGTGGCATTCATCCGCCGATCCTGGACAGCGGGCTCGACGTCGCGCTGGCCACCCTCGCGGCTCGGAGCTCGATGCAGGTCGATCTGACGGTCGCGATCGATTACCGGCCGGCGCCGGCGGTCGAGACCATCGCCTACTTCTGTGTCGCAGAGTTGCTCACCAACGTCGCCAAGCACAGCGGGGCATCGCGTGCCGTGGTCGACGTCGAGCAGGTCGGCGGCAGACTGTGGCTGCGCGTGACCGATCATGGCCGGGGTGGCGCCCAGCCTCGGGGCGGGCTCGCGGGGCTCGCTGATCGGGTTCGGACAGTCGACGGCCGGCTCGACATCAGCAGTCCCGCCGGTGGGCCTACCGTGGTGACCGTGGAGCTGCCATGCGTGTCGTGA
- a CDS encoding serine hydrolase, which translates to MSSRRVTAAVIAAALTASLTAGGGAHGSEPPTRATVREAIDRAVAAGNPGVIAYVRRGRQQWQLAAGEARPQDHWRIFSNTKSFVSTVLLQLVAERRMSLDDSVEKWLPGVVRGQGNDGRTITVRQLLNNTSGIYDPEIGTDRGGETPQEVIAAAMAHPPLFPPGQGWSYSNTNYLLAGLIVEAVTHHHADMEIRRRIIEPLGLQETSFPLDDPALPGPFLHGYDLSHRDVTDFNPSGEWTAGAMVSTVADLARFDAALFGGRLLPRAEQRELQTLVPEEDYGLGVQRITVPCDAGDVAVWETDGGGPGFNSVSMTSADTSRQLVLVANVFDLAIDKKHDPAQPPVPDARAAFYAATTAVFCP; encoded by the coding sequence ATGTCGAGCAGGAGAGTGACGGCGGCCGTGATCGCCGCGGCGCTGACCGCGTCGTTGACGGCCGGCGGCGGAGCACATGGGAGCGAGCCGCCGACACGTGCCACGGTGCGCGAGGCAATCGACCGAGCGGTCGCCGCCGGCAATCCCGGAGTTATCGCGTATGTGCGGCGGGGTCGACAGCAATGGCAACTCGCCGCGGGCGAGGCCCGGCCACAGGATCACTGGCGGATCTTCAGCAACACGAAGTCGTTCGTGTCGACCGTGCTGCTCCAACTCGTCGCCGAGCGCCGGATGAGCCTCGACGACAGTGTGGAGAAATGGCTGCCCGGCGTCGTCCGGGGCCAGGGCAACGACGGGCGGACGATCACCGTCCGGCAGTTGCTGAACAACACCAGCGGCATCTATGACCCCGAGATCGGCACCGATCGTGGTGGCGAGACACCGCAGGAGGTGATCGCCGCGGCGATGGCGCACCCGCCGCTCTTCCCGCCTGGGCAGGGGTGGAGTTACTCGAACACCAACTACCTGCTGGCCGGCCTGATCGTCGAGGCGGTCACGCACCACCACGCGGACATGGAGATCCGCCGGCGGATCATCGAGCCGCTCGGGCTCCAGGAGACGTCCTTCCCGCTCGACGATCCGGCGCTGCCGGGGCCGTTTCTACACGGGTACGACCTGAGCCATCGCGACGTCACCGACTTCAATCCGTCCGGCGAGTGGACGGCCGGCGCGATGGTCTCCACGGTCGCCGACCTGGCACGGTTCGACGCCGCTCTGTTCGGCGGCCGGCTCCTGCCCAGGGCCGAGCAGCGGGAGCTGCAGACTCTCGTGCCAGAGGAGGATTACGGACTGGGCGTGCAGCGGATCACTGTCCCCTGCGACGCTGGGGACGTGGCTGTCTGGGAGACCGACGGTGGCGGCCCGGGCTTCAACAGCGTGTCGATGACCAGCGCGGACACGTCCCGGCAGCTCGTCCTGGTGGCCAACGTCTTCGACCTGGCGATCGACAAGAAACACGACCCGGCCCAGCCACCTGTCCCGGACGCGCGGGCCGCGTTCTACGCAGCAACCACCGCCGTCTTCTGCCCCTGA
- a CDS encoding glycosyltransferase yields the protein MSSVSVVIPCYKYGDYLRACVDSVLDNPGVDVRVLIIDDASPDDSADKARAIAASDPRVEVRVHEQNKRHIATYNEGLLEWADGDYVALLSADDMLTPGALTRAVALLDANPNVGFAYGHPVHFQHPGPPPPANQGTGGTAVYPGHWWLERRFREGTGCITSPEVVVRTDLQRKVGGYDPELPHAGDIEMWMRLAAHADVGYVQADQAYYRLHGQNMSQVDFAGQLDDLRQRKTAYEAVLRKTRDLLPEADRWDDMVHRRLARFALRRAVRAYDRGRTGTVPEEELVAFAAECWPQYRTLPEYRGLQVRRRVGAKTMPYLQPLVLSAVAAKGREWLWWRSWERRGI from the coding sequence GTGAGTTCGGTCAGCGTCGTGATCCCGTGCTACAAGTACGGCGATTACCTGCGTGCCTGCGTCGACAGCGTGCTCGACAACCCGGGCGTCGACGTCCGGGTGCTGATCATCGACGACGCCTCACCGGACGACTCGGCCGACAAGGCGCGCGCGATCGCGGCGAGCGACCCGCGCGTCGAGGTCCGGGTGCACGAGCAGAACAAGCGGCACATCGCCACCTACAACGAGGGCCTGCTCGAGTGGGCCGACGGTGACTACGTCGCCCTGCTCTCGGCCGACGACATGCTGACCCCGGGCGCGCTGACCCGGGCCGTCGCGCTGCTCGACGCGAACCCGAACGTGGGCTTCGCCTACGGCCACCCGGTCCACTTCCAGCACCCCGGCCCGCCGCCGCCGGCGAACCAGGGGACCGGCGGGACCGCGGTCTACCCCGGCCACTGGTGGCTGGAGCGCCGCTTCCGCGAGGGCACCGGCTGCATCACGTCGCCCGAGGTCGTGGTCCGCACCGACCTGCAGCGCAAGGTCGGCGGCTACGACCCGGAACTCCCGCACGCCGGCGACATCGAGATGTGGATGCGGCTCGCCGCCCACGCCGACGTCGGCTACGTGCAGGCCGACCAGGCGTACTACCGCCTGCACGGCCAGAACATGTCCCAGGTCGACTTCGCCGGCCAGCTCGACGACCTGCGCCAGCGCAAGACCGCCTACGAGGCGGTGCTGCGCAAGACCCGTGACCTCCTACCGGAGGCGGACCGCTGGGACGACATGGTCCACCGCCGCCTGGCCCGCTTCGCCCTGCGCCGCGCGGTCCGCGCCTACGACCGCGGCCGCACCGGCACCGTGCCGGAGGAGGAACTGGTCGCGTTCGCCGCCGAGTGCTGGCCGCAGTACCGAACCCTCCCGGAATACCGCGGCCTCCAGGTCCGCCGCCGCGTCGGCGCCAAAACAATGCCCTACCTCCAGCCGCTGGTCCTCTCCGCCGTGGCCGCCAAGGGCCGCGAGTGGCTCTGGTGGCGCTCCTGGGAACGCCGCGGCATCTGA